A genomic region of bacterium contains the following coding sequences:
- a CDS encoding DUF937 domain-containing protein, translated as MNALMQMLIQQLSGDAVNKIAKQLGIDTSTASRAVGMAIPVLISALTRNSSTEEGAASLHNALVKDHDGSIFENLGDLISNVAGSSGAGILKHILGADQPTVTSRIGQSAGLDTGTMGQIMEMVAPLVMGALGKTTRDEGLDSSGLSALLTGQQQEAEAEQPDLFGSLNRMLDSDGDGSSMDEIGGILGKLFS; from the coding sequence ATGAATGCATTGATGCAAATGTTGATCCAACAGTTGAGCGGCGATGCCGTAAATAAAATCGCCAAACAGCTGGGCATCGACACCTCGACCGCCTCGCGCGCCGTTGGTATGGCTATTCCGGTCCTCATCTCCGCGCTGACCCGTAATTCCTCGACGGAAGAGGGCGCTGCTTCTCTTCACAACGCCCTGGTCAAGGATCACGATGGCTCGATTTTCGAGAATCTCGGCGACCTGATCAGCAACGTCGCCGGCAGCTCGGGCGCCGGCATCCTGAAACACATCCTCGGCGCCGATCAGCCGACCGTCACCTCGCGCATCGGCCAGAGCGCCGGGCTCGACACTGGCACCATGGGGCAAATCATGGAGATGGTGGCGCCCCTGGTCATGGGGGCCTTGGGCAAAACCACCCGGGATGAGGGTCTGGACAGCTCGGGCCTCTCCGCCCTTCTGACCGGTCAGCAGCAAGAGGCCGAAGCCGAACAGCCGGATCTCTTCGGCTCCCTCAACCGGATGCTCGATTCTGATGGCGATGGCAGCTCGATGGACGAAATCGGCGGCATTCTTGGCAAACTCTTCAGCTGA
- a CDS encoding polysaccharide biosynthesis/export family protein: MNSRLSTPTIVALLLLILACGAWTQEYTIGKDDVLEITFWQDTELNVTTKVDATGNIILPIGGAIKADGLTLQQLSDEIVERISLYNRRITSASIKVSEYGSRKVYVMGHVRTPNKYTFEVIPNLWDIISEAGGPLETANLSNVLIIRKGEEGVPRTITVDLADILRNRNFQLLPPIEAGDNIYIPAVLGGSASSGIQSVQPQPNVLFIYGEVGSSGVITFNKELNLLEALITAGGPTAQAKLSEVRVIRKDGVYSSVTRVNVEKYSDESSPSFFMVKAGDTIFVPRKKVFRESVAWNFFMIFTGAILTGLAYSVIATH, translated from the coding sequence ATGAATAGCCGCCTTTCCACTCCTACCATTGTGGCCCTACTGCTCCTGATTCTGGCTTGCGGCGCATGGACGCAGGAATATACCATTGGCAAAGATGATGTGCTCGAGATTACCTTCTGGCAGGACACCGAATTGAATGTCACCACCAAGGTCGATGCCACTGGCAATATCATTCTACCGATTGGCGGTGCGATCAAGGCCGATGGGCTGACCCTTCAGCAGCTATCGGATGAGATCGTCGAGCGCATCTCTCTTTACAACCGCCGCATCACCAGTGCATCGATCAAGGTCTCCGAGTACGGCAGCCGCAAGGTTTACGTCATGGGCCATGTCCGGACGCCGAACAAGTACACCTTCGAAGTGATTCCCAATCTCTGGGACATTATTTCGGAAGCCGGTGGACCGCTGGAGACCGCCAATCTCAGCAATGTCCTGATCATCCGCAAGGGAGAGGAAGGCGTGCCGCGCACGATTACGGTCGATTTGGCGGATATCCTGAGAAACCGTAATTTCCAGCTCTTGCCGCCGATCGAGGCCGGAGATAACATCTATATCCCCGCTGTGCTGGGCGGTTCTGCAAGCTCGGGCATCCAGTCGGTGCAGCCACAGCCCAACGTTCTTTTCATTTACGGGGAAGTGGGAAGTTCCGGGGTGATCACCTTCAACAAGGAACTGAATCTACTGGAGGCTCTGATCACCGCCGGCGGGCCTACAGCGCAAGCCAAATTGAGCGAGGTCCGGGTGATCCGCAAGGATGGCGTCTACTCCAGCGTCACACGGGTCAATGTCGAAAAATACAGCGATGAGAGTTCTCCTTCTTTTTTTATGGTCAAGGCCGGTGACACCATTTTTGTACCCCGCAAAAAAGTGTTCAGAGAGAGTGTGGCCTGGAATTTTTTCATGATTTTCACCGGTGCGATCCTTACCGGCCTGGCGTATAGCGTGATCGCAACGCACTAA
- a CDS encoding GNVR domain-containing protein translates to MGLDSNTRDWQIWRQLLWRRRYYLIISTAVALIIGLIYALVTTPVYESTATVMIVDAEILSSAQLRFVPGAPRYDEVEYFRRRITSEGFLLALLDSLNIQQDPKIRAKINQLSSENPLIDRKVVANQVGIEYLLQHISTRMRAYNLIEISAKGPTSEGAHRLASLVTHLAIAESQRNQIQTTSVASTFSEQQLEIYRKRLEDSESRLAAFNQGITETALSDNQVNASNLAEIQSVKLSTEIDLQAKRDQVNKLIKGPLHDLPLTYETQLDRDTQDLRQRMLKRTEDVCELLKKFSWRDVEIILLNEEIGQLKQEIYNHFQTDIANLLRGQSQEVITAAIRLEEIRLDTIVLQRTSEILQNIIQVHNNIIRRQPSQEGMRAKLERDVTTNREIYDLLLQTARGTQMRESAQVKESQMKFKLLSEPQRPLERIKPKRKQTMIFALLAGLGLGLGLVFLREMLDVSVRTTEDVERLLKMPVLAAIPKIETTYEITRRKHRRVAVAVALPLIAFISVMLIYRILLR, encoded by the coding sequence ATGGGACTTGATTCCAATACAAGAGACTGGCAAATCTGGCGGCAGCTGCTATGGCGCCGCCGTTACTACCTGATTATCAGCACGGCGGTAGCCCTGATTATCGGGCTGATTTACGCCCTGGTAACGACCCCGGTTTATGAATCCACAGCCACCGTGATGATCGTCGATGCCGAAATTCTCTCGAGCGCCCAATTGCGGTTTGTCCCCGGGGCGCCGCGCTATGATGAGGTCGAATATTTCCGCCGCAGGATCACCAGTGAGGGATTTCTGCTGGCTCTGCTCGACAGCCTTAATATTCAGCAAGATCCCAAGATCAGGGCCAAGATCAATCAGCTCAGTTCTGAAAATCCTCTTATCGACCGGAAGGTGGTCGCAAACCAGGTCGGCATCGAGTACCTGCTGCAGCATATCAGCACCCGCATGCGCGCCTACAATCTGATCGAAATCTCGGCCAAAGGCCCGACCTCGGAGGGTGCCCATCGTCTGGCCTCCCTGGTGACCCATCTGGCTATTGCGGAATCCCAGCGCAACCAGATCCAGACGACCTCCGTTGCGAGCACGTTCAGCGAACAGCAGTTGGAGATCTACCGCAAACGGCTGGAAGACAGCGAAAGCCGGCTTGCGGCCTTCAATCAGGGCATCACCGAGACCGCATTGAGCGATAATCAGGTCAATGCCAGCAATCTTGCCGAGATTCAGTCGGTCAAGCTTTCGACCGAGATCGATCTGCAAGCCAAGCGGGATCAAGTCAACAAATTGATCAAGGGCCCGCTTCACGATCTGCCGCTCACTTATGAAACCCAGTTAGACCGTGATACCCAGGACTTGCGCCAGCGCATGCTCAAACGGACAGAGGATGTGTGCGAGCTTTTGAAAAAATTCAGCTGGCGGGATGTCGAGATCATCCTCCTCAATGAAGAGATCGGCCAGCTCAAGCAGGAAATTTACAATCACTTTCAGACCGATATCGCTAATCTTCTCCGCGGCCAGTCCCAAGAGGTCATAACGGCAGCGATTCGGCTGGAGGAGATCCGTCTCGATACCATAGTACTCCAACGCACCAGCGAGATTCTCCAGAATATCATCCAAGTGCACAACAATATAATTCGCCGTCAGCCCTCTCAGGAGGGCATGCGCGCGAAGCTGGAGCGCGATGTCACGACAAACCGTGAAATTTACGACTTGCTCCTGCAGACCGCGCGTGGAACCCAGATGCGTGAATCGGCCCAGGTCAAAGAATCCCAGATGAAATTCAAACTGTTGTCGGAACCACAAAGGCCTCTGGAGCGCATCAAGCCCAAGCGCAAGCAGACGATGATCTTTGCTTTGTTGGCGGGATTGGGACTGGGATTGGGTCTGGTCTTCCTGCGCGAGATGCTGGATGTCTCGGTGCGCACCACCGAAGACGTCGAGCGCCTCCTCAAGATGCCTGTGCTCGCGGCCATTCCCAAGATCGAAACCACCTATGAAATCACGCGCCGCAAACATCGCCGGGTTGCGGTTGCTGTTGCGCTGCCGCTGATAGCATTCATCTCGGTTATGCTCATTTATCGTATTCTGCTCAGGTAG
- the asnB gene encoding asparagine synthase (glutamine-hydrolyzing) produces the protein MCGIAGIFSWQYLTRNPQPLLQAMVNQLRHRGPDQSGLYLDDDIGIGQSRLSIIDLYGGSQPISNEDGTVWLVCNGEIFNYVELRRRLRQLGHHFVTRCDVEVLLHLYEEFGAEMLKMLNGQFALAIWDQKHHQLFLARDHVGICPLYYIADNFFAFASEMKAFGELPGVRHKLDVTVLAQTCVFWSPLPGKTPFTGIKEVRPGCYMRVQEGYVQEVRYWAPEYRCAPNDQITDPDLAAETVHDMIEDAVRVRLRADVPVGAYLSGGLDSSITTGLIRRLHSGHLRTFSISFDNPQYDETPFQEMVSQYFKTDHTALQIHNNDLGENLREVIWHTEKPLLRSAPIPLFLLSRQVQRSGYKVVLTGEGSDEFFSGYNIYKETKLRCFAARQPQSTWRPILMLKLYPYLDARDKRNNSFWQQFFMRSFTQTEDPFYSHRLRWQNGAFILQFFAPEVLDELAGYDPVDELQHQLAGMMDGLDPLARCHFLEYYIFLGSYLLCSQGDRMLMSHSIEGRYPFLDKRVIQLANHLAPNLKLRALNEKWILKRAFRRELPQSVVKRPKMPYRAPIRDLYLASLDQLSTYFQPDKVHENGLFDPRKLQLLHNHFVNPQRTVSAREEMALMLITSVQMLQDLFGKPGLSLSPRQHNEWLIYDKRSDPGSYAEKGALHHVTT, from the coding sequence ATGTGCGGAATCGCTGGCATTTTTTCTTGGCAGTATTTGACAAGGAACCCGCAACCCCTGTTGCAGGCCATGGTGAACCAACTGCGCCATCGCGGTCCTGATCAGTCCGGCCTCTACCTGGATGACGATATTGGAATCGGTCAATCGCGGCTGAGCATCATCGATCTCTATGGCGGTAGTCAACCCATCTCCAACGAGGATGGCACGGTCTGGCTGGTCTGCAATGGTGAAATCTTTAACTATGTTGAACTTCGCAGACGGTTGCGTCAACTCGGGCATCACTTCGTCACCCGCTGTGATGTCGAGGTTTTGCTGCATCTTTATGAAGAGTTCGGCGCAGAGATGCTGAAAATGCTCAACGGCCAGTTCGCTCTGGCCATCTGGGACCAGAAGCATCACCAGCTGTTTCTCGCTCGCGATCATGTCGGCATCTGCCCGCTCTATTATATCGCGGACAACTTTTTTGCTTTTGCCTCGGAGATGAAGGCCTTTGGCGAATTACCGGGGGTGCGTCACAAACTCGATGTCACGGTGCTGGCGCAAACCTGCGTGTTCTGGTCGCCCCTCCCGGGAAAAACCCCCTTCACCGGCATCAAGGAGGTAAGACCCGGATGTTACATGCGCGTTCAGGAAGGCTATGTGCAGGAGGTGCGCTATTGGGCCCCGGAATACCGGTGTGCTCCCAATGATCAAATCACCGATCCCGACCTGGCCGCTGAAACTGTGCATGACATGATCGAAGATGCCGTCCGCGTCAGGCTGCGCGCCGATGTTCCTGTGGGAGCTTACCTCAGCGGCGGACTCGATTCGAGCATAACAACCGGATTGATAAGACGGTTGCATTCGGGCCATCTGCGCACATTCTCCATCAGCTTCGACAACCCACAGTATGACGAGACCCCCTTTCAGGAGATGGTCTCGCAGTATTTTAAAACGGACCACACCGCCCTGCAAATCCACAACAACGACCTGGGTGAGAACCTCCGCGAAGTCATTTGGCATACAGAAAAACCGCTGCTTCGCAGTGCGCCCATACCGCTTTTTCTGCTTTCCCGGCAGGTTCAGAGATCCGGTTATAAAGTCGTTTTGACGGGCGAAGGATCAGATGAGTTTTTCTCCGGATATAACATCTACAAGGAGACCAAACTACGGTGCTTCGCTGCTCGCCAGCCCCAGTCCACCTGGCGTCCCATCCTGATGCTCAAGCTCTATCCCTATCTCGATGCCCGGGACAAACGGAACAACTCTTTCTGGCAGCAGTTTTTCATGCGCAGTTTTACGCAAACCGAGGATCCTTTTTACTCACATCGCCTGCGCTGGCAAAACGGCGCTTTCATTCTGCAGTTTTTTGCCCCGGAGGTCCTCGATGAGCTCGCCGGCTATGATCCGGTGGATGAACTCCAGCACCAGCTGGCGGGTATGATGGATGGACTCGATCCCCTGGCCCGCTGCCATTTCCTCGAGTATTACATTTTTCTTGGCAGCTATCTGCTTTGCTCGCAGGGAGACCGCATGTTGATGAGCCACAGCATCGAGGGCCGCTATCCCTTCCTTGACAAACGGGTGATTCAACTGGCGAATCATCTCGCTCCCAATCTTAAACTGCGCGCTCTTAACGAAAAATGGATCCTCAAAAGAGCTTTCAGGCGCGAGCTGCCGCAGAGCGTGGTGAAGCGCCCCAAGATGCCCTACCGGGCTCCTATCCGCGATTTGTACTTGGCTTCACTGGACCAGCTCTCCACCTACTTCCAGCCAGACAAAGTCCATGAGAACGGCCTGTTCGACCCGCGCAAGCTACAGCTGCTCCATAACCATTTTGTGAATCCGCAACGTACGGTCTCAGCCCGGGAAGAGATGGCGTTGATGCTGATCACCAGCGTGCAAATGCTGCAGGATCTCTTTGGCAAGCCGGGCCTCTCGTTGAGTCCCAGACAGCACAATGAATGGCTCATTTATGACAAGCGCAGTGATCCGGGAAGCTATGCCGAGAAAGGCGCCTTGCACCATGTTACTACATGA
- a CDS encoding SDR family NAD(P)-dependent oxidoreductase has translation MIKRLFDIIFSLIGLLAALPFLILAAVVIRLTSKGPALFRQVRIGRYGRPFTLFKLRTMVVDAATKGPGVSPRNDPRETRFGHLLRLTKLDELPQLYNVLIGEMSVVGPRPEIPSMVALYTDEQRRVLEVRPGLVGPAQIIGRNEAEMLPDHLENVEAYYIHHLLPEKLKLDLAYSLKPRLRTDLALIGRSLVAILGGLFRPIYQQKKASWPMLFIIDMALVLICYFFAYCLRFDWIIPRQEYRNFFQSLPLVLAVSGTFFITLRLYQSLYKYIGLTDLFRMAKASTYSSIAIVIAIFFLGWREHSRSVFLINWILLTTSMAFVRTLLRLESEKKPPKDYSLAKRVLVVGAGDIGDMLIREQNKNGHPFQIVGFIDDDPLKVGTQLQGIRVYGNRKLIPDIAKALRVEEIFIAISDLSSEELHDILGYCEKANLKHCIVPAISDVVSGRIYLSKVREVDVTDLIGRRMLSLDLGAIRESLTQKRILITGAGGSIGSELARQIIEYHPQQLVLLDRSENYLFELQCDLDGRNGKNARYVLGDITDIEKMEHLFADFRPEIVFHTAAQKHVPLSESNPDEAIRNNILGSRVLSRCADRFGVNHFVFVSTDKAVNPSSVMGATKRAVELLFQAFAPYSNTRFITVRFGNVLNSHGSVVPVFMKQIRDGGPVTITDKEIERFFMSIPEAVNLILQAVTFGESGEIYILNMGQRVKIAKLAADMIRLAGYRPYADIDIREIGLRPGEKLFEELVGADETCLSTSHNLINRVIPKRIHALPEFAPRLDRLIELSATGDAETLRRALADLLPDYHPMTANQQTVVTYP, from the coding sequence GTGATAAAGCGACTGTTTGATATCATTTTCTCATTAATCGGACTGCTGGCTGCGCTGCCTTTCCTGATCCTAGCAGCCGTGGTTATCCGTTTGACCTCGAAAGGCCCCGCTCTTTTTCGTCAGGTCCGGATCGGACGATACGGGCGTCCTTTCACCCTGTTCAAGCTGCGTACCATGGTGGTGGATGCCGCTACGAAAGGCCCGGGAGTTTCGCCGCGGAATGATCCCCGCGAAACGCGTTTTGGTCACCTTTTACGGCTGACCAAGCTGGACGAACTGCCACAACTGTATAATGTCCTGATCGGAGAGATGAGCGTTGTGGGCCCGCGTCCGGAAATTCCCAGCATGGTCGCTCTTTACACCGACGAGCAGCGCCGGGTTCTCGAGGTCCGCCCGGGGCTGGTGGGACCGGCTCAGATCATCGGCCGCAATGAAGCCGAGATGCTGCCGGATCACCTTGAAAATGTCGAGGCCTATTACATTCATCATCTCCTTCCGGAGAAACTTAAACTCGATCTAGCCTACAGTTTAAAACCGCGGCTGCGCACGGACCTGGCTCTCATCGGGCGCAGTCTGGTAGCCATCCTGGGTGGTCTGTTCCGGCCCATTTATCAGCAGAAAAAGGCCAGCTGGCCGATGCTTTTTATCATCGACATGGCCCTGGTGTTGATCTGTTATTTCTTTGCCTATTGTTTGCGTTTTGACTGGATCATCCCTCGGCAAGAGTACCGCAACTTTTTCCAGAGCTTGCCCCTGGTCCTGGCCGTGAGCGGCACCTTTTTCATCACCTTGCGACTTTACCAAAGTCTTTACAAATACATCGGATTAACCGACCTCTTTCGCATGGCCAAGGCCAGCACGTACAGCTCGATTGCCATCGTCATTGCCATCTTTTTCCTCGGCTGGAGGGAGCATTCACGCTCGGTTTTTTTGATCAATTGGATCCTGTTGACCACTTCGATGGCTTTCGTCCGGACTTTGCTCCGGCTGGAAAGCGAAAAGAAGCCGCCCAAGGACTATTCGCTTGCGAAACGGGTTTTGGTTGTCGGTGCCGGCGACATCGGCGATATGCTGATCCGCGAACAAAACAAAAACGGTCATCCCTTTCAGATCGTCGGGTTTATTGATGATGATCCTCTGAAGGTCGGGACCCAACTGCAGGGTATCCGGGTCTATGGCAACCGCAAGCTGATCCCCGACATAGCCAAGGCGCTCCGGGTCGAGGAGATCTTTATTGCCATCAGCGATCTCTCTTCCGAAGAGCTGCATGATATTCTGGGTTACTGCGAAAAAGCCAATCTCAAGCATTGCATCGTTCCGGCCATTTCGGATGTGGTAAGCGGCCGGATTTATCTTTCGAAGGTGCGGGAAGTCGACGTCACCGATCTGATCGGGCGACGCATGTTGAGCCTGGATCTGGGGGCCATCAGGGAGTCGCTCACACAGAAACGCATCCTCATCACCGGCGCGGGCGGATCAATAGGCTCCGAACTCGCACGGCAGATTATTGAATACCATCCCCAGCAGCTGGTCTTGCTCGACCGCAGCGAGAATTATCTCTTCGAGCTGCAGTGCGATTTGGACGGCCGCAATGGTAAGAATGCGCGCTATGTGCTAGGGGATATCACCGATATCGAGAAAATGGAGCATCTCTTTGCCGATTTCCGGCCGGAAATCGTCTTCCACACCGCCGCGCAAAAGCATGTTCCTTTGAGTGAAAGCAATCCGGATGAAGCCATCCGCAATAACATTCTCGGTTCGCGGGTCCTCTCCCGGTGTGCGGACCGGTTTGGTGTGAACCATTTTGTCTTCGTCTCCACAGACAAGGCGGTCAATCCCTCCAGTGTGATGGGCGCCACAAAGCGGGCCGTCGAACTGCTCTTTCAGGCTTTTGCGCCCTATAGCAACACCCGCTTCATCACGGTTCGATTTGGCAATGTCCTGAACAGTCATGGCAGCGTCGTCCCGGTCTTTATGAAACAAATCCGGGATGGCGGACCGGTGACCATCACCGACAAGGAGATTGAGCGATTTTTCATGAGCATCCCGGAGGCTGTCAATCTGATCCTCCAGGCGGTGACTTTTGGCGAAAGCGGTGAGATCTACATTCTCAACATGGGACAACGCGTCAAGATTGCCAAGCTCGCGGCTGATATGATTCGGCTTGCCGGTTACCGGCCCTATGCTGACATCGATATCAGGGAGATCGGATTACGGCCCGGCGAAAAACTCTTTGAGGAGTTGGTGGGTGCGGATGAAACCTGTCTTTCCACGAGCCACAATCTGATCAACCGGGTCATCCCCAAGCGCATCCATGCCTTGCCGGAGTTTGCCCCCCGGCTTGATCGCCTTATCGAGCTTTCGGCAACCGGCGATGCCGAGACCTTGCGTCGCGCGCTGGCGGACCTCCTGCCAGATTACCATCCCATGACTGCCAATCAGCAGACCGTCGTTACTTACCCGTGA
- a CDS encoding fibronectin type III domain-containing protein yields the protein MKVKIVFAQGLLILGLWGCEQINEPQRKSRQEYPDAPSHLIAQVGDREVALSWNAPAGTISTYYIFRADSAYRSFDLIDSCLTTVYLDKDLINGHSYSYRIVARNLNGLQSEPSAPVSARPGLFSVLINAGALYANSSTVQLRFVAPATTRYVKVAADSLFTGAVWQRYVQELNWSFASGDGRKFVYATFLDGEGNQTGSPVADDIIVDTRASIISLNLRAKDAVYRTGDIVGIVLRTDEVNGNAFVDLGPVVGTLRLYDDGTHGDATAQDGRYSLDYKLPPCADVFEVPVVGTFTDIAGNKADPFTSEQTLTIENPPRAVILSNPSHVSNRDDALHLTWTTNSDADFSLYKLFRSNDARVDSSALLVAVFGLASVNHYVDSLLVSNHEYFYRLYVCDQRGLMSGSNIVSSWTVADAPPQAAILQPPVNVTTSSLLLSWNMNGEKDFADYRLFRGTDSGVDSRATQVSLISSRTTTQYLDTGLQANTTYWYRLYTRDQAGNSSASNPLSVTTLADQQPEAVLLAVPAASGANTLRLTWSLSRAVNFASYRIFRSTTQIIDGTGTPIVIINSISNTTHEDVGLAANTSYYYRVFVYDLEGRSTGSNLVYGITMP from the coding sequence ATGAAGGTAAAAATCGTATTCGCTCAAGGACTCCTTATCCTCGGCCTATGGGGATGCGAGCAAATCAATGAACCTCAACGGAAATCACGGCAGGAGTATCCCGATGCTCCAAGCCACCTCATCGCCCAGGTCGGCGATCGCGAGGTCGCACTCTCATGGAATGCTCCAGCCGGCACGATCAGCACCTATTACATCTTCCGTGCGGATAGTGCGTATCGGAGCTTTGACCTCATTGATTCCTGTCTCACCACGGTTTATCTGGATAAGGACCTGATCAACGGGCACAGCTATTCCTATCGCATTGTCGCTCGCAACCTCAACGGTCTCCAGAGTGAACCCTCAGCGCCGGTTTCGGCGCGCCCGGGTCTCTTTTCAGTCCTTATCAACGCTGGGGCGCTCTACGCCAATTCTTCGACCGTCCAACTGCGTTTCGTTGCACCCGCCACGACGCGCTATGTCAAAGTGGCCGCGGATTCACTTTTTACCGGCGCGGTCTGGCAGCGTTACGTCCAGGAGTTGAACTGGTCCTTTGCATCCGGGGATGGGCGCAAATTTGTCTACGCCACTTTCCTGGATGGCGAAGGCAACCAGACGGGATCGCCGGTTGCGGATGATATCATCGTGGATACCCGTGCCAGCATTATCAGCCTGAATCTGCGAGCCAAAGACGCGGTCTATCGCACGGGCGATATTGTGGGTATCGTTTTGCGAACGGACGAGGTAAATGGAAATGCTTTTGTGGATCTGGGGCCGGTTGTCGGGACGTTGCGACTTTACGATGATGGAACGCATGGGGATGCTACGGCCCAAGACGGGAGGTACTCCCTGGATTATAAATTACCGCCTTGCGCGGATGTCTTCGAGGTGCCGGTCGTTGGCACGTTCACGGATATTGCGGGCAACAAAGCCGATCCCTTCACCTCCGAGCAGACTTTGACGATCGAGAATCCGCCGCGGGCCGTCATCCTTTCCAACCCGTCCCATGTCAGTAACCGCGATGATGCGTTGCATCTGACCTGGACGACCAATTCCGATGCAGATTTTTCACTGTACAAGCTTTTCCGGTCGAATGACGCCCGGGTTGATTCATCTGCCCTGTTGGTGGCCGTATTCGGTCTGGCCTCGGTCAACCATTACGTCGACTCTCTTCTGGTCAGCAATCATGAGTATTTTTACCGGCTCTATGTATGCGATCAAAGGGGACTGATGTCGGGGAGCAATATCGTCAGCAGCTGGACCGTCGCTGATGCACCACCGCAAGCTGCGATCCTGCAACCTCCGGTGAATGTAACGACCTCCTCGCTGCTCCTGAGCTGGAATATGAACGGCGAGAAGGACTTTGCTGATTACCGACTGTTCCGTGGCACCGATAGTGGCGTGGACAGCCGGGCCACTCAAGTCTCCTTGATCTCCTCCAGAACCACGACGCAGTATTTGGACACCGGGCTTCAGGCCAATACCACCTACTGGTACCGGCTGTATACCCGCGATCAGGCGGGCAATTCGAGTGCCAGCAACCCGCTTTCGGTCACCACGCTTGCTGATCAACAACCTGAAGCGGTCTTGTTAGCGGTGCCGGCGGCCAGTGGAGCTAACACCTTGCGGCTCACCTGGAGCCTGAGCCGCGCCGTAAATTTTGCCAGCTATCGAATATTCCGGTCGACGACCCAGATCATCGATGGCACTGGAACGCCCATCGTGATCATCAACTCCATCTCTAATACGACACACGAAGATGTGGGTCTGGCGGCCAATACCAGCTATTACTATCGGGTCTTCGTTTATGATTTGGAGGGGAGATCGACGGGAAGCAATCTGGTCTACGGCATCACCATGCCATGA
- a CDS encoding PEGA domain-containing protein → MIESRPAGATVSIEGEIIGKTPCSFPYQLSGRYRLYAEKRGYETVTRDIDFGARKIETITFILTPKTRKWAAGRSLVFTGWGQNYSDQKIKSRLFMALEGAALVSLGIAHERCNHFDAQYRSALENYHLSSATLEQEAAGWKRVKSSYEDWKTMNRWRQAMIYTALGVHALNFLDAILVFPKNLRQIEFLAQPKASQSAPEGSGLTISYTVPF, encoded by the coding sequence ATGATCGAATCGCGCCCCGCTGGCGCCACCGTCTCGATAGAAGGCGAGATCATCGGCAAAACTCCCTGTTCTTTCCCCTATCAGTTGAGCGGCCGGTACCGCCTCTATGCCGAGAAACGCGGTTACGAAACGGTAACGCGAGACATCGATTTCGGTGCTCGCAAAATCGAGACGATCACCTTTATCCTGACGCCCAAAACCCGCAAATGGGCGGCAGGCCGCTCTCTGGTCTTCACGGGCTGGGGCCAGAACTATAGCGATCAGAAAATTAAAAGCCGGCTTTTCATGGCGCTTGAAGGGGCTGCTCTCGTCTCCCTGGGAATCGCTCACGAACGCTGCAACCATTTTGATGCCCAGTATCGATCCGCGCTGGAAAACTACCATCTTTCCAGTGCCACATTGGAACAGGAGGCTGCAGGGTGGAAGCGGGTTAAGAGCTCCTATGAGGATTGGAAAACCATGAACCGGTGGCGCCAGGCGATGATCTACACCGCGCTTGGCGTACATGCACTCAATTTTCTCGACGCCATCCTGGTTTTTCCGAAAAATTTGCGGCAGATCGAGTTTCTCGCTCAGCCCAAAGCAAGTCAATCGGCACCGGAGGGTAGTGGACTCACCATTTCTTATACGGTTCCCTTCTAG
- a CDS encoding CpsD/CapB family tyrosine-protein kinase — MFRNGTLKGLQEYNERSPYFAEFFRLYSRIHAARDGHRPRIVMVTSAVAGEGKTTVSTYLGITAALATRNNHLILDADLSRPTLHLKLGLEQSNGLTEILGEGLDLSQAIQTTPFPGLHVISAGHTVPNPFQLLSSKQVRELFNHLSSHYESIIVDSPPILSVSDTLKLADYVDGILLVILSGHTNREVIKRATEMLLEIDKPVLGVVLNDMGEVLPYYYQHKYYAYHYAGAENKKSGGAGV; from the coding sequence ATGTTCCGGAACGGTACGCTGAAGGGCCTCCAGGAGTACAACGAGCGATCGCCCTATTTTGCCGAGTTTTTCCGCCTTTATTCCCGCATCCACGCGGCGCGCGACGGCCACCGTCCCCGGATAGTTATGGTGACCAGTGCGGTTGCAGGCGAAGGCAAGACCACGGTTTCGACCTATCTGGGCATCACGGCGGCTCTGGCGACCAGGAATAATCATCTGATCCTCGATGCCGATTTGAGCCGTCCGACGCTGCATCTCAAGCTGGGACTGGAACAGTCCAATGGCTTGACCGAGATTCTAGGTGAGGGGCTCGACTTGAGCCAAGCCATCCAGACCACACCCTTTCCCGGCTTGCATGTCATTTCAGCGGGACATACCGTGCCCAATCCCTTTCAACTGCTCAGCTCGAAACAGGTCAGGGAGCTATTCAACCATCTGAGTTCGCATTATGAAAGCATCATCGTCGATTCTCCTCCTATTTTGAGTGTCAGCGACACCCTCAAACTGGCCGATTATGTCGACGGCATCCTCCTGGTTATCCTCTCTGGTCATACCAATCGTGAGGTGATCAAGCGGGCGACGGAAATGCTGCTGGAGATCGACAAACCAGTCCTTGGCGTTGTGCTAAACGATATGGGGGAGGTGCTGCCGTATTACTATCAGCACAAGTATTACGCCTACCATTACGCCGGTGCTGAAAATAAAAAGTCGGGAGGGGCAGGTGTTTAG